The following are encoded in a window of Candidatus Taylorbacteria bacterium genomic DNA:
- a CDS encoding PfkB family carbohydrate kinase: MEKKENKILVVGSVAFDVIFELTSAIREQVSVEGGKAGKQNLMFTAKGKEQFFGGTAGNISYGLGILGAKPLLFSVAGKDFAQDYEKHLRKVGVDVKVKIISEGWTGVYYGMTDTLGEQVGVWQPNAYGEHIGKTHLEATINSDELKEVEVAIFSPGTPESTLMHMKEFRELNKKARMIFDPGQSLMALYHKSQFAQALKIADIFISNDIEILHAKNHFGFALEETLREGKVVIETKGERGSIIFQDGKEPSLIPVFKPKKMVDPTGAGDAYRAGLLFGLSQGLSLRESAISGAKVATRCIEKRGAQGYK, translated from the coding sequence ATGGAAAAAAAGGAAAATAAAATTCTGGTGGTTGGGTCGGTGGCGTTTGACGTGATTTTTGAATTGACGAGTGCGATACGGGAGCAGGTAAGTGTCGAAGGAGGAAAAGCGGGGAAGCAGAATCTCATGTTTACCGCGAAGGGCAAAGAGCAGTTTTTTGGAGGCACGGCAGGGAACATCAGTTATGGGCTGGGGATTTTGGGGGCAAAACCTTTACTTTTTTCAGTTGCGGGGAAAGATTTCGCGCAGGATTATGAAAAACATCTCCGCAAGGTTGGAGTAGATGTAAAAGTGAAGATTATTTCCGAAGGGTGGACGGGAGTGTACTATGGAATGACGGATACTCTAGGAGAGCAAGTTGGTGTGTGGCAACCGAACGCATACGGTGAGCACATCGGTAAAACTCATCTTGAAGCGACAATCAATTCAGATGAACTCAAAGAAGTGGAGGTAGCTATTTTTTCTCCCGGGACGCCGGAGAGTACCCTGATGCATATGAAGGAATTTCGCGAGCTCAACAAAAAGGCGAGGATGATTTTTGACCCGGGGCAGAGCTTGATGGCGCTCTATCACAAATCGCAATTTGCCCAGGCGCTAAAAATAGCCGATATTTTTATTTCAAACGATATTGAAATTTTGCACGCGAAAAACCATTTTGGTTTTGCGCTTGAAGAAACTCTTCGCGAGGGCAAAGTAGTGATTGAAACAAAGGGAGAAAGGGGGAGCATCATATTTCAAGATGGAAAAGAACCCTCTCTCATCCCCGTCTTCAAACCGAAAAAAATGGTTGACCCGACGGGCGCTGGAGACGCATACCGAGCCGGACTTTTATTCGGACTCTCACAAGGGCTCTCACTTCGTGAGTCGGCGATTAGTGGAGCGAAAGTGGCAACAAGATGTATTGAAAAAAGGGGAGCACAGGGATATAAGTAA
- a CDS encoding MgtC/SapB family protein: MDIFIAQFELFDIVLIASLLGGVIGLERETSHISAGLRTHMLIAASAATLVSLGTILSESYLAVLPLDSLKVDPIGIFQAIIVGISFIGGGIIFRDKDGEHVKNLTTAASILLTSGVGIAVALHQFYFAVGITILVVFVNHILYKVEKKYIN; this comes from the coding sequence ATGGATATTTTTATTGCTCAATTTGAATTATTCGATATCGTTCTCATCGCTTCACTTTTGGGGGGAGTTATCGGGCTTGAACGGGAGACAAGCCACATTTCCGCGGGTCTTCGAACTCATATGCTTATCGCCGCGTCGGCCGCAACCCTCGTGTCGCTTGGCACGATTCTTTCGGAGTCGTATCTTGCGGTTTTACCTCTCGATTCGCTCAAAGTTGACCCTATCGGAATTTTTCAAGCGATAATCGTGGGAATCAGCTTCATCGGTGGCGGAATTATTTTCCGAGATAAAGATGGAGAGCATGTAAAGAACCTCACCACCGCGGCTTCAATTCTTCTTACATCGGGAGTCGGCATTGCTGTGGCTCTCCATCAATTTTATTTTGCCGTGGGTATAACCATTCTCGTTGTTTTTGTGAATCATATACTCTATAAGGTTGAAAAGAAGTATATTAACTAA
- a CDS encoding riboflavin kinase, protein MKVRGKVEKGKGEGERLGYPTANIPLKEKLASGIYRGSVMIGGDTYSAALFVNVAGTLLEAHVLDFTGDLYGKEIEVELKEKIRDVIPFESEEQMRAIIIDDILKIRSKSKSIG, encoded by the coding sequence ATGAAAGTGAGAGGCAAAGTCGAAAAAGGAAAAGGAGAAGGGGAGAGGCTCGGATATCCCACAGCAAACATTCCTCTCAAGGAAAAACTTGCGAGCGGAATTTATCGGGGGAGCGTAATGATTGGGGGAGACACTTATTCTGCCGCCCTTTTCGTGAATGTCGCGGGGACTCTTTTGGAGGCGCATGTTTTGGACTTTACGGGAGATTTATATGGAAAAGAGATTGAGGTAGAGTTGAAGGAAAAAATAAGGGACGTTATCCCCTTTGAAAGCGAAGAGCAGATGCGGGCTATTATTATTGATGATATTCTAAAGATAAGGAGCAAAAGCAAGAGTATAGGTTAG
- a CDS encoding JAB domain-containing protein, which yields MKKVKILGIEVNDHVIITKTGFFSFKEKGLLAY from the coding sequence ATGAAAAAAGTAAAGATTCTGGGGATTGAGGTCAATGATCATGTTATTATTACAAAGACCGGATTTTTTAGTTTTAAGGAGAAAGGGCTACTTGCTTATTAA